In Hemicordylus capensis ecotype Gifberg chromosome 3, rHemCap1.1.pri, whole genome shotgun sequence, one DNA window encodes the following:
- the FUNDC1 gene encoding FUN14 domain-containing protein 1 — MASRRSRSASDHDSDDDSYEVLDLTEYARRHHWWNRVFGRNSGPIVEKYSVATQIVMGGVTGWCAGFLFQKVGKLAATAVGGGFLLLQIASHSGYVQVDWKRVEKDVNKAKKQLKKRANKAAPEISTLIEESTDFIKQNIVVSGGFVGGFLLGLAS; from the exons ATGGCGTCTCGGAGATCTCGCTCCGCCTCAG ACCATGACAGTGATGATGATTCATATGAAGTACTGGATTTAACAGAATATGCAAGGCGTCATCATTGGTGGAACCGTGTGTTTGGCAGAAATTCTGGACCTATTGTAGAAAAGTATTCTGTAGCTACTCAGATTGTAATGGGTGGCGTAACAGGCTG GTGTGCAGGATTTTTATTTCAGAAGGTTGGGAAACTTGCAGCAACTGCAGTAGGTGGTGGCTTTCTTTTGCTACAA ATTGCTAGTCATAGTGGCTATGTACAGGTTGACTGGAAGAGGGTGGAAAAAgatgtaaataaagcaaaaaagcaaCTCAAAAAACGAGCAAATAAGGCAGCTCCTGAAATCAGTACACTGATTGAAGAG tcAACAGATTTTATTAAACAGAACATAGTGGTATCTGGTGGATTTGTTGGAGGCTTCTTGTTGGGCCTTGCATCTTAA